A region of Fusobacteriaceae bacterium DNA encodes the following proteins:
- the nadD gene encoding nicotinate (nicotinamide) nucleotide adenylyltransferase, whose translation MNIGIYGGLFDPVHLGHEAVVSWVMPRYALQKLFVVPVGVPSHRAEGAASAEDRLAMCRLAFAGMPDVIVSDMEVRDPEPAYTYDTLRNFRKLCGEAHQYYEIIGEDSLAYFDQWKNYRGILALSRVIVLKRAGYRGLLRHENILQADSPDFPLSSTEVRAAIREGRDIGQMVSPEVAAYIGQYGLYK comes from the coding sequence ATGAATATCGGGATTTACGGCGGGCTCTTTGATCCGGTCCATCTGGGGCACGAGGCCGTGGTCTCCTGGGTTATGCCCCGTTACGCGCTGCAAAAGCTCTTCGTCGTCCCCGTAGGCGTGCCTTCCCACCGGGCGGAGGGCGCCGCTTCCGCCGAAGACCGGCTCGCCATGTGCCGCCTGGCCTTTGCCGGCATGCCTGACGTGATCGTTTCCGATATGGAGGTCCGGGACCCCGAACCGGCCTATACGTATGACACCCTGCGCAACTTCCGCAAACTCTGCGGGGAGGCGCATCAATACTATGAGATCATCGGGGAGGATTCCCTCGCGTATTTCGACCAATGGAAAAATTACCGCGGGATTCTGGCTTTGAGCCGCGTCATTGTCCTCAAGCGGGCGGGGTACAGGGGCCTCTTGCGCCACGAAAACATCCTTCAGGCCGACAGTCCGGATTTTCCCCTTTCGTCCACTGAAGTGCGGGCGGCGATCCGTGAAGGCAGGGATATCGGGCAAATGGTTTCTCCGGAAGTTGCGGCCTATATCGGGCAATATGGCCTTTATAAATAA
- the lpxK gene encoding tetraacyldisaccharide 4'-kinase, whose amino-acid sequence MKFLSYVYYLITTCRNFLYDVGLLPVRSVAGVEIICIGNITVGGTGKTPAVQYYTKRLRKMGRSVAVISRGYRGKRKREPLLVSDGVMIFSTALESGDEPYMHALNLNVPVIVSANRYRGCLFAKKHFGVDTIILDDGFQHRKLKRDRDIVLVDATNPFGYRELLPKGRLRENFRKAMPRASEFIITKSDLASEKEVETVRRFLKFRENKAVSLAKHGVVALCDVYGNPKPLFWIKDKRILLFSGLANPLNFEKTVISLNPSYIERIDFLDHHNLKPRDLNMIQKRAESIRAAFILTTEKDLVKMPEGIQIENLLVLKIEFTMIEDNSLKPVGA is encoded by the coding sequence ATGAAGTTTTTATCTTATGTGTATTATTTGATCACCACCTGCCGGAATTTTTTGTATGACGTAGGGCTCCTGCCGGTCCGGAGCGTCGCCGGCGTCGAGATCATCTGCATCGGGAACATCACCGTGGGCGGGACCGGAAAGACGCCCGCCGTCCAGTATTATACGAAGCGCCTGCGCAAAATGGGGCGCAGCGTCGCCGTCATTTCCCGGGGCTACCGGGGCAAACGGAAACGGGAGCCGCTCCTGGTCAGCGACGGCGTCATGATCTTTTCCACGGCCCTCGAAAGCGGCGACGAACCCTATATGCACGCCCTCAACCTCAATGTGCCGGTTATAGTCAGCGCAAACCGCTACCGGGGTTGTCTCTTCGCGAAAAAGCATTTCGGCGTCGATACGATTATCCTTGACGACGGCTTTCAGCACAGAAAGCTCAAACGGGACCGGGACATCGTCTTGGTGGACGCCACGAACCCTTTCGGCTACCGGGAACTGCTGCCCAAGGGACGGCTCCGGGAGAATTTTCGAAAAGCCATGCCCCGGGCCAGCGAATTTATTATCACCAAATCGGATCTCGCCAGCGAAAAGGAAGTGGAGACGGTCAGGCGCTTCCTGAAATTCCGGGAAAACAAGGCCGTATCCCTCGCCAAGCACGGCGTCGTCGCCTTGTGCGACGTCTACGGAAACCCGAAGCCCCTGTTCTGGATCAAAGACAAGCGGATCCTGTTGTTTTCGGGACTGGCCAATCCCCTCAATTTCGAGAAAACCGTGATTTCCCTGAATCCATCCTATATTGAACGAATCGACTTTCTCGATCATCACAATCTGAAACCCCGGGACCTCAACATGATCCAGAAACGGGCCGAAAGCATACGGGCGGCCTTCATCCTGACGACGGAAAAGGACCTCGTCAAGATGCCCGAGGGCATACAGATTGAAAATCTCCTCGTCCTCAAGATCGAATTTACCATGATTGAGGATAATTCCTTGAAACCGGTCGGAGCGTAA
- the smc gene encoding chromosome segregation protein SMC, with the protein MISDGSRTNRRSSVLLRIYTHSQGDVMYLKAIEIYGFKSFGERKYIEFDKGITSIIGPNGSGKSNILDAVLWVLGEQSYKTIRAKESSDVIFSGGKEIKNVNYAEVSLTLDNLDRYFDYDSDDIKVTRKLSHKKGALENEYFINDRRVRLKDINNMFLDTGIGKSAYSVIGQGKVERIINSQPKEIKSIIEEAAGTKKLISNKQDTEKKLESFDRSLEDLDLILNEKQANRDKTEKQAKEAVKFVEIRDARNQLAKGIYLTEQTLRTGQLEAEKLKKIKAEDEKKLLEASIAALVARQEAIKAEKEEIDRRMEELDAQNKDLSDAISQKKSERDVNGEKINGCGSAIDQLKRRIEYTGDRVAEKKQQLADTEAGRLADEKEVAAAESENTKKDAELEALRKEKNELQSVYDAKNTKIQNYEMDQHRRDIEAQEQGSRITNEKNAVAARKKELVQWEKDITKARSEKIGKEAEISVKEKLLDEKKEQETLLSTESDEKSRKHSALGRKIEQDTMQYNTDSQRLSTLITAEEQNEGYSEAVKEVLGSEIKGIAGTFASLVDIPERYERAVTAGAGGNLQDIIVETGDAAKECIEMLKLRKAGRASFLPLDTIKTGGKKTFQSSLTGVIGIAADLVAVDKKYEKAAEFVLGNMLVVENMDTGLVIVKKGLFGGSVVTLSGELLSARGRITGGVSKKGGANVLLSRRREIGELTEKTEALKIVIEKDRREYAQLGRDIEEIENSGEALGKAIKDLEDNLNEIREDLVTAGAAVDALERNGNVIKAEIELSEKTIAEYERRIGETRDEWEKLQDLKATLQAELVEDDKALTKINAKIGEKEKENETVRIRYMNLKNRIELALKTEADIQNEILTFETEIENDRKDIERNEALIVEFKEAIEKLVGDIKDLEAQYDERTGGAGDLRAADKKLDEEREKINDKRLSEQEEFGKRENEIAFAEKNIEKYSQDLLTLEEELKPLEQVTPKEIPDGELTASREEFKRLDGRLRSLGDVNVLAIDEFEELQKTVAELKRQKDDMVNGKAKVQEMKSEIEGNIRELFYQAYDAINANFSVMCAETLNNSDGKLDVIDADNFDECGIDISVKYKNKKRLPLSLLSGGEKSMVAIAFVIAIFMYKPSPFAFLDEIESALDETNTMKLLKKLKEFTEKSQFILITHNKTTMTQSDGIIGVTMNKEIGVTEIPGVNLRERLNEFLRENKGTAVSAKEAQAAMKKK; encoded by the coding sequence ATCTATGGGTTCAAATCTTTCGGAGAACGGAAATATATTGAATTTGACAAGGGGATCACCTCCATCATAGGCCCCAATGGCAGCGGCAAATCCAATATCCTCGACGCGGTTCTCTGGGTCCTGGGGGAACAGTCTTACAAGACGATTCGGGCGAAAGAAAGCTCGGACGTCATCTTTTCCGGCGGAAAAGAGATCAAAAATGTAAATTACGCCGAAGTTTCCCTGACCCTCGACAATCTCGACCGTTACTTTGACTACGACAGCGACGACATCAAGGTCACCCGCAAGCTGAGCCACAAAAAAGGCGCTCTGGAGAATGAATATTTCATCAACGACAGGCGGGTCCGGCTCAAGGACATCAACAACATGTTCCTCGATACGGGGATCGGCAAATCCGCCTATTCCGTAATCGGGCAGGGCAAGGTCGAGCGCATCATCAATTCCCAACCCAAAGAAATCAAGAGCATTATCGAAGAAGCGGCGGGCACGAAAAAGCTCATCAGCAATAAACAGGACACCGAGAAAAAACTCGAGAGCTTTGACCGGAGCCTCGAGGATCTTGATCTCATTTTGAATGAAAAGCAGGCCAACCGGGATAAAACGGAAAAGCAGGCCAAAGAGGCCGTGAAATTTGTGGAGATCCGGGACGCCCGGAATCAGCTCGCCAAAGGCATTTACCTGACGGAGCAGACGCTCCGGACCGGGCAGCTTGAAGCGGAAAAACTGAAAAAAATCAAGGCCGAAGACGAAAAAAAGCTCCTTGAAGCGTCCATCGCCGCTCTGGTGGCGAGACAGGAAGCCATCAAGGCCGAAAAAGAAGAAATCGACCGGCGCATGGAGGAGCTCGACGCCCAAAACAAGGATCTGAGCGACGCCATTTCGCAAAAGAAGAGCGAACGGGACGTCAACGGCGAGAAAATCAACGGTTGCGGAAGCGCCATTGATCAGCTCAAACGGAGAATCGAATATACCGGAGACCGCGTCGCCGAAAAAAAGCAACAGCTGGCCGATACAGAAGCCGGACGGCTGGCCGACGAAAAGGAAGTGGCCGCCGCCGAAAGCGAAAACACAAAAAAAGACGCGGAACTCGAGGCCTTGAGAAAGGAAAAGAACGAGCTCCAGAGCGTATATGACGCCAAGAATACGAAAATCCAGAACTATGAAATGGATCAGCACCGGCGGGATATCGAGGCGCAGGAACAGGGCAGCCGGATAACGAACGAAAAAAACGCCGTCGCCGCCCGGAAAAAGGAACTGGTCCAGTGGGAAAAGGACATCACCAAGGCCAGAAGCGAAAAGATCGGCAAGGAAGCCGAAATCTCCGTCAAGGAAAAACTCCTTGACGAAAAGAAGGAACAGGAAACCCTGCTCTCGACGGAATCCGATGAAAAGAGCAGAAAACATTCGGCGCTGGGCCGGAAAATCGAACAGGATACGATGCAGTACAACACGGACAGCCAGCGGCTCAGTACCCTGATCACGGCGGAAGAGCAAAACGAAGGCTACAGCGAAGCGGTAAAAGAAGTGTTGGGCAGCGAGATCAAAGGCATCGCCGGGACCTTCGCCTCCCTCGTGGACATCCCCGAGCGCTATGAGCGGGCGGTCACGGCGGGCGCAGGCGGCAACCTGCAGGACATCATCGTCGAGACCGGCGACGCGGCCAAGGAATGTATCGAGATGCTGAAGCTCCGGAAAGCCGGACGGGCCTCGTTCCTTCCCCTCGATACGATCAAAACCGGCGGCAAAAAAACCTTCCAATCGAGCCTTACGGGAGTCATCGGCATCGCCGCGGACCTCGTCGCCGTGGACAAAAAATACGAAAAGGCCGCGGAATTTGTCCTGGGCAACATGCTCGTGGTCGAAAACATGGACACGGGCCTTGTCATCGTGAAAAAGGGACTCTTCGGCGGAAGCGTCGTGACGCTTTCCGGCGAGCTTTTGAGCGCCCGGGGAAGAATTACCGGCGGCGTTTCCAAAAAAGGCGGCGCCAATGTCCTGCTGTCGAGAAGGCGTGAGATCGGCGAATTGACCGAAAAAACCGAGGCGCTCAAGATCGTCATCGAAAAGGACAGAAGAGAATACGCGCAACTGGGTCGGGATATCGAAGAAATCGAGAATAGCGGCGAAGCGCTGGGGAAGGCCATCAAAGACCTCGAGGACAATCTGAATGAAATCCGGGAAGACCTGGTGACCGCCGGCGCGGCCGTAGACGCCCTGGAACGGAACGGCAACGTGATCAAGGCCGAAATCGAGCTTTCGGAAAAAACCATCGCCGAGTATGAACGCCGGATCGGCGAAACCCGCGACGAATGGGAAAAACTTCAGGACCTCAAGGCGACCCTGCAGGCGGAGCTTGTCGAAGACGACAAGGCCCTGACGAAAATCAACGCGAAGATCGGGGAAAAGGAAAAAGAAAACGAAACGGTTCGGATTCGCTATATGAATCTCAAAAATCGGATCGAACTGGCCTTGAAAACTGAAGCGGACATCCAAAACGAGATCCTCACCTTTGAGACGGAAATCGAAAACGACCGGAAGGACATTGAGCGAAACGAAGCGCTGATCGTCGAATTCAAAGAGGCCATCGAAAAACTGGTCGGCGATATCAAAGACCTTGAGGCGCAGTACGACGAGCGGACCGGCGGCGCCGGAGATCTCCGGGCGGCCGACAAAAAACTGGACGAAGAGCGGGAAAAAATCAACGACAAACGGCTCTCCGAGCAGGAAGAGTTTGGCAAGCGGGAAAACGAAATCGCCTTTGCCGAAAAAAACATCGAAAAATACAGTCAGGACCTGCTGACGCTGGAAGAGGAACTGAAACCGCTGGAGCAGGTTACGCCGAAAGAAATCCCCGACGGGGAGCTGACGGCCTCCAGAGAGGAATTCAAGCGCCTGGACGGCAGACTCAGAAGCTTAGGCGACGTTAATGTGCTCGCCATTGATGAATTTGAAGAACTGCAAAAGACCGTGGCCGAGCTCAAACGCCAGAAAGACGATATGGTCAACGGAAAGGCAAAAGTTCAGGAAATGAAGAGCGAAATCGAGGGGAATATCCGGGAGTTGTTCTATCAGGCCTATGACGCGATCAACGCCAATTTCTCCGTGATGTGCGCCGAGACCCTCAACAATTCGGACGGAAAGCTCGACGTCATTGATGCCGACAATTTTGACGAGTGCGGCATCGACATTTCGGTCAAATACAAAAACAAAAAACGCCTGCCCCTGTCTCTGCTCTCGGGCGGCGAAAAATCCATGGTCGCCATTGCCTTTGTGATCGCGATCTTCATGTACAAACCCAGTCCCTTCGCCTTCCTCGACGAGATCGAATCGGCCCTCGACGAGACGAATACGATGAAACTTTTGAAGAAGCTCAAGGAATTTACCGAAAAATCCCAGTTCATCCTGATCACCCACAACAAGACGACCATGACCCAATCGGACGGCATCATCGGCGTGACCATGAACAAGGAGATCGGCGTGACGGAAATCCCCGGCGTCAATCTGCGGGAGCGACTCAACGAATTCCTCAGGGAAAACAAGGGAACCGCCGTGTCGGCCAAAGAGGCCCAGGCGGCCATGAAGAAGAAATAG